The genomic DNA CCGCTCGAGGTGTCCTCTTCGATCTCGACGACGATGCGCGCGACGACTCCGACGACGGCGACGGCGAGTCGCGCCGCGGCGGAAGGCGCCGCGGCCGGCGCCGCGGGCGGCGCGGCCGCAACGGCGGCGGCGAGGAGCGCGCGGGAGGCGACGCCGGCGACGAGCGCGGCGGGCGCCGCGCGACCGAGCTCGACGGCGAGCCACCTGCCGGCTCGCGCGGGCGCGATACCGGCGCGGCCGCCGCCGACGGCGATGCCGACGACGACGACGTCGTCGACGTCGAGGACGTCTCGGACCTGCTGGCCGACGACGCGCCCGATCTCGAGCCCGAGCTCCCCGAACCCGCCTACGACGACGAGGACGAGGAGGCGGAGGGCGACGACGACGCCGAATCGGCGGCGCGCCGCCGCGCCCGGGAGAAGCGACGGCTGTCGCGCAAGGCCGCGGCCGCGGCCGAGGTGCCGGCCGAGCCGGCGCGGCCGCCGCGCCGGCGCGCCGCGATCGTCGCCTGCGACGACCGCGACTCGCTGTTCGCGGCCGTGCTGCTCGCGCGCGACGTGCGACTGCTCGAGGGCATCTGGGTCTATCCGCAGTCGGAGCTCATGACGTTCTTCCGGAGCGTCGCGCCCGACCTGCGCGACGACGCGCCGATCCACGTGGTGGGCTTCCGGCCGTCGCCGGCCGTCGACGTGCTGCGCACCGCGCAGCTCTACGCGAACCGCCTCTTCTGGTACGACCACCACGACTGGGCGCCCGAGGACCTCGGCGCCATGCGGAGCGTGCTCTCGCAGGACGCGCTCCACGTCGCGCCCGGCGCGGGCTCGTCGCTGCCGACCGTGCTCGGGCCGTCGACGCGGCGCAGCCGCTTCTCGGACAAGCTCGTCGACCTCGCGGCCGGCCGCTTCACGCAGCACGACTACGAGCGCTGGGGACGGCTGTGGTGGTGGCGGCTCGGCGAGATCGCGAAGCGCACCGGCGACCGGCGCGCCGACGTCGACGCGCTGCTCGTGGGCCGTCCGAGCGACCTCGCGCGCGAGTCCGCGCGGCTCGAGGCACCGCCGATCCCCGAGGAGGTCGCGTGGGTGTCGCAGCGCGACTTCCGCATCGTGCACTTCGCGGGCTACTCGCTCGTCGTGCTCGTCGTGCCGGCGTCGCTCGACCTCGCGCTGTGCGCGCGCATCGCGCGCGAGCGCTACGGCGCCCCGCTCTCGCTCGCCGTGCCCGAGGGCGGAGACCTCGTGCTCCTCGGCGCCGACGAGGTCAGCGGCAAGCGCGCGCTCGACGTGGGCGCGCTCGCCGACCAGATCGGCGAGAAGCTCGCGCACGCCGAGGTGCTGGCGGACGACGACCACGTGGCGCGCCTGCGCGTGCGCGGCCTGGCCGAGCACCCCGAGCGGCTCGACGACGTGATCGGCGAGATCGCGATGGGCCGCTCGCTGCTCGAAGGCTAGGCCGCGGGAGGCGGCGCGATGGCCGTCGGAGCGAGCGACGCGCGCGAGCGGCGAAGGGCCGAGGCCGGCGGGACGGCGGTCGAGGCGAACGTCGTCGAGATCTTCGCGTCGGCGCAGGGCGAGGGGCCCTACGTCGGCGCGGCGACGGTCTTCGTCCGGCTCGGCGAGTGCGACCTGCGCTGCGCGTGGTGCGACTCGCCGACGACCTGGCGGCCCGCGCGCGAGGCGCGCATCGAGCGCGCGCCCGGCACCGGCGAGTTCGACGTCGCGCCGAACCCGCTCGCGATCGAGCGCATCGACGAGGCGATCGGTGCCCTCGCGCCGGTGGGCGAGGGCTTCGTGAGCCTGACGGGAGGCGAGCCGCTCCTGCAGCCGGCGGCCGTGCGCGCGCTCGCGCTCCGCGCGCGCGCACGCGGGCTCGCGTCCTACCTCGAGACGCACGGCCTCGCGGTCGACGCGCTGCGCGAGGTCGTCGACGCGATCGACGTCGTCTCGATGGACTGGAAGCTCGCGAGCGACGTCGCGCGCGCGCCCGCGCCGCGCGGCGAGGCCTCCGCGGTCGCGACCGTCGGACGCGAAGGCGTCGAAGGTTTCGAAGGTTTCGATGCCGCGCACGCGGCCTTCCTGGCGCTCGCCGCCGAGCGCGCCGGCGAGGTGTACGTGAAGATCGTCGTCTCGCCGAACACGCGCGACGACGAGGTCGAGCGCGCGTGCCGCGCGATCGCGCGGACGGCGCCCGAGGTGCTGCTCGTGCTGCAGCCGGTGACGCCGTTCGCGAAGGTGCGCGAGGGCTCGAGCGCCGCGCGCATGCTCGGCCTGCAGCGCAGCTGCGCGCAGTGGCTCGCCGACGTTCGCATCATTCCGCAGACGCACCGCGCCTACGGCGCGCTCTAGGCGCCGCGCGCTCCCGCGGCGTCGCCCGCGGCCGGCGGGTGCCCGCCCGTCGCGCGTCGCGCATCGCGGCCGGGCGCGGCGCGGAGCGCCGCTTCGAGCCGCGCGAGTGCGCGGGTCGCCGCGAGCGCGGCGTCCGCGCGCGCGCCGAAGCGCTCCGCGAGGTAGGACTCCGTGAGCTCGTCGAGCGCGCGCGCCGCGGGGGCGTCGAGCGCGGGTGCGCAGGCGCGCGCGAAATCGCGCGCGGTCTGCGAGGCGCCGCGCGCGAGGCCGCGCCGCGCGAGCAGGCGCAGCGCGCGGCGGTAGCTCGAAGGCACGTCGCCCCACGCCGCGGCGCGCCGGCGCTGGACGGCCGCCGCGACGACGAGCGCGGCGATCGCGACTGCGCCGAGCGCACCGGCCGCCGCCTCGCGCGACGGTCGCCAGCGCGCGACGGCGCCGGTCGCGTCCGCGCGCGCGCCGTGCGCGCGCTCGCGCAATCCGGCCCAGGCTGCGAGCGCGCGCCGCACGGCCGACATCTGGTCTGCGGCGTCGAACTCGACGACCCGCCGGAACCACCACGTCTCGAGCGCGTCGGCGAGCTGCGCGGCGCGTTCGCGCAGGCCGAGCGGACCCTCCGCGCGCAGCCGCGCATCGGGCGGCGTCGGGTCGTACCGCACCCAGCCCGCGCGCGCGAAGTGCACCTCGACCCACGCGTGCGCGTCCGCGCGCGACACCGTCGTGAAGCCGCCCAGGAGGTTCGGGCGCCCGCCCGCGAAGCCGTTGACGAGCCGCGCCGGGAGGCCGAGCTCGCGCGCGAGCACGGCCATCGCGCTCGCGAAGTACTCGCAGTGGCCGGTGCGGCTCTCGAGCAGGAAGACCTCGACCGGGGAGCGCGCGCCGCCCTCCGCGACGACGGGCGGCGACAGCGCATAGCGTCCGTTCGCGCGCAGCCACGCCTCGAGCGCGGCCGCGCGCGCGGCGTCGTTCGGCGCGTCGCGCGCGATGTCGCGGGCGAGTGCGCCGATCGCCGGGTCGAGGGGCGGCAGCGCGAGGAAGCGCGCGGCGGAGCCGTCGCGCTCGGGCGGCGTGGCGACGTCGGCGGCGAGCGCCGCATCGTCGCGCGGCGCGAGGGCCGTCCAGATCGTGTACTGCACGCGGTCGGCGGCCTGGCCGGGGGCGTAGAGGCCACCGTTCGCGTCGCGCTCGAGGCGGTCGAGCGCGCCCTCGACGCGCCGCGCGCTCCCGGCCGCGAAGACGACGCCGGCCGCGACGGGCTCGCGCAGCACGCGCTGCACGAGCGTCGCCCGCGGCGGGGCGGAAGGGCCGCCCGCGAGGTCGACGCCGAGCCGCGGCGGGCCTGCGACGAGCGTGCGCGGCGGCCGTCCCCGGACGTGCGAGACCGACCAGCGCCGCCCGTCGAACGCATCGAACGCGAGGCCGCGCCAGTACGCGTCGGCGGGCGCGGGCGGCGGGCCCTCGAGCGTCTCGACGCGCAGTACGGGGGTCTCGTCGCGCTCGATGCGATCGACGGCGCCGAGCTCGACGCGATCGCGGAAGCCCGAGAGCGCGATCGCGCCGCGGCCGCCTCCGCTCCAGACGGACGTGCGCATGCGCGGGAGCGCGACGAAGAAGACGAGCGCGAGCGCGATCGACGCGAGCGTCGCGACGAACGTCGTGCGCGCGAGCGCGGGCGAGATCGCGGCATCGGGCGCGCGCGCGGCGCCGTGGGCGACGGCCTCGGTGCGCAGCGTGTGCACGAGCAGCGTCCACGTGGCGGAGACCGTGAACACGACGAGCAGCGGCGGGAACAGCACGCTGTCCGTCAGGTTGGCGGCGAGGATCACCTGGAAGAGCGCGAGCGCGACGAGCAGGAACTCGCTCTTGCGCGGCCGCGCATCGAAGAGCTGCAGCACCTGCGTGAGCGCGGCGAAGTGCGCGAGCGCCACGGTCGTCGCGCGACCGCGGAGCGCGACCGCGATCGTCGTGGCGGTGATGCCCATCATCAGCACGTTGAGCAGCCAGTCGTTGCGCTGCAGCGCGCGCGGCGCGGTGCGGGAGTGCGCCGTGAACGCGAGGGCGGCGAGCTGCACGGCGACGACGCCGGGCGCGAGCTGGCCCGTGATCCAGAGCGCGGCGCTCGCGACGACGACCAGCACCCAGGCCGAGAGCGGCCGCGCGTCGGCGACGCGCGCGCTCACGCCGCGCGCTCCCCGCCCGCGCTGCGGGGCGAGGCGGGCGCGGCATTCGCGCCGTCGGGCTCGACGAAGGCGAGGAAGCCGAGCAGGCGCAGGCGCTGCGCGTCGCCCGATGCGGGGGCGATCGACTCGGTGTCCGTCGCGAGGCCGACGTCGTCGCCCCGCTCGAGGTGCGCGACGACCTGTGCGGCCGCGCGGCGCACGCGCGCCTCGAAGACGTCGGCATGCGGTCCGTCGGCCGTCGCGAGGCGCACGACGACGCGGGCCGACTCGCTCGCCTCCGGGTCGCGGACGAGCAGCTGCTGGCGCCGCAGCGAGGCCCTCCAGTGCACGCGCCGCAGCGAGTCGCCGGGCTCGAGCTCGCGCACCGCGCTCACCTCACCGCCCGCGCGCGCGCGCTTCGCGCGCGCGCCGTCCTCGTCGGCGAGGGCGGCGGGCGGTGCGGGCGGCGCGCCCGGCTCGAGCGCGGGGAAGACGTCCGCCGAGCCCGGGAGCCGGACCGTCCGTTCCTTCGAGAAGAGTCCGAAGGGGAAGCGCGTAGACACCCGGATTCCCGCGAAGTCGAGCTGCCCTCGGGCTTCCGGGACGAAGCCGTAGCCGCGCCGCTCCACCGCACCCGGTGCGATCCGCAGCGCGAAGCAGCGACCGGCCCGCGGCGCGCGCTCGAGGCGCGCGTCGGGGTCGCTCCCGAGGCAGTCCTCGACGACGACGGCGAAGGCGGGCACGCGGCGCTGCGCGTTGCGGATCTCGATCGCGACGTGCGCGGTCGCGCCCGCGTGCAGCTCGCGCGGGAGGCGCCGGCGCACCTCGATGCCGCGCAGCGCGGACTCGCTCAGCACGCCCGACAGCACGAGGAAGGCGAGCAGGAGCGACAGCACGAGGTAGAGCAGGTTGTTGCCCGTGTTGAGCGCGGCGAAGCCGACGCCGAGCGCGATCGCGAAGAAGCACCAGCCGGCGCGCGTCGGGCGCAGTCGCCGCGGCGGTCGCAGCGCGAGCGACACCGCGCGGCGCAGCCGCTGCGCGCGCGAGGGCGCGGGCGGGACGGGACGCCGGCCGGGCACGCGCGCGCGCCTCAGAGCGGGACCGCGACGCTCGCGAGCACGTCCTCGACGACGCGCCGCTGCTCGTCGGCGCCCGCGTGTCCGCGCCCGCGCGTGTCGAGCGCGATGCGGTGCGCGACGACGTCGGGAGCGAGCTCGCGGACGTCCTCGGGAATCGCGAAGTCGCGGCCGTCGACGAGCGCGTTCGCCTGCGCGGCCCGGCGGAGCGCGACGGCGCCGCGCGGCGAGAGCCCGAGCGCGAGCAGCTCGTGCGCGCGCGTCGCCTCCGCGATGTCGAGCAGGTACGCGATCAGGCGGTCGTCGAACTTCACCGCCGCGGCGGCGCGCTGCAGCGCGCGCAGGTCGTCGAGGCCGAGCACGGGCGCGAGCGCGGGCAGCAGGTGCGCGGCCGGGTCGTCGCGCAGCACGCGCGCCTCGTGTGCGCGCGTCGGGTACCCGAGCGACGAGCGCAGCAGGAAGCGGTCGAGCTGCGAGTCGGGGAGCGGGTGCGTCCCCGCGTGCTCGAGCGGGTTCTGCGTCGCGATCACGAAGAAGGGGTCGGGCAGCGCGTGCGTCTCGCCGTCGACGCTCACCGTGCCCTCGGCCATCGCCTCGAGCAGCGCGCTCTGGCACTTCGGGTTCGCGCGGTTCACCTCGTCCGCGAGCACGACGTTCGCGAACACGGGCCCGGGCTGGAAGCGCATCTC from Myxococcota bacterium includes the following:
- a CDS encoding DUF3488 and transglutaminase-like domain-containing protein produces the protein MSARVADARPLSAWVLVVVASAALWITGQLAPGVVAVQLAALAFTAHSRTAPRALQRNDWLLNVLMMGITATTIAVALRGRATTVALAHFAALTQVLQLFDARPRKSEFLLVALALFQVILAANLTDSVLFPPLLVVFTVSATWTLLVHTLRTEAVAHGAARAPDAAISPALARTTFVATLASIALALVFFVALPRMRTSVWSGGGRGAIALSGFRDRVELGAVDRIERDETPVLRVETLEGPPPAPADAYWRGLAFDAFDGRRWSVSHVRGRPPRTLVAGPPRLGVDLAGGPSAPPRATLVQRVLREPVAAGVVFAAGSARRVEGALDRLERDANGGLYAPGQAADRVQYTIWTALAPRDDAALAADVATPPERDGSAARFLALPPLDPAIGALARDIARDAPNDAARAAALEAWLRANGRYALSPPVVAEGGARSPVEVFLLESRTGHCEYFASAMAVLARELGLPARLVNGFAGGRPNLLGGFTTVSRADAHAWVEVHFARAGWVRYDPTPPDARLRAEGPLGLRERAAQLADALETWWFRRVVEFDAADQMSAVRRALAAWAGLRERAHGARADATGAVARWRPSREAAAGALGAVAIAALVVAAAVQRRRAAAWGDVPSSYRRALRLLARRGLARGASQTARDFARACAPALDAPAARALDELTESYLAERFGARADAALAATRALARLEAALRAAPGRDARRATGGHPPAAGDAAGARGA
- a CDS encoding MoxR family ATPase, translated to MLDPDPRAGGDAPLPTARASELAGALLRNIERVFQGQPDVARRVVVALLARGHVLLEDVPGVGKTTLARALARSIDGRFHRIQFTSDLLPSDITGVGIPARRGDDGVPEMRFQPGPVFANVVLADEVNRANPKCQSALLEAMAEGTVSVDGETHALPDPFFVIATQNPLEHAGTHPLPDSQLDRFLLRSSLGYPTRAHEARVLRDDPAAHLLPALAPVLGLDDLRALQRAAAAVKFDDRLIAYLLDIAEATRAHELLALGLSPRGAVALRRAAQANALVDGRDFAIPEDVRELAPDVVAHRIALDTRGRGHAGADEQRRVVEDVLASVAVPL
- a CDS encoding 7-carboxy-7-deazaguanine synthase QueE produces the protein MAVGASDARERRRAEAGGTAVEANVVEIFASAQGEGPYVGAATVFVRLGECDLRCAWCDSPTTWRPAREARIERAPGTGEFDVAPNPLAIERIDEAIGALAPVGEGFVSLTGGEPLLQPAAVRALALRARARGLASYLETHGLAVDALREVVDAIDVVSMDWKLASDVARAPAPRGEASAVATVGREGVEGFEGFDAAHAAFLALAAERAGEVYVKIVVSPNTRDDEVERACRAIARTAPEVLLVLQPVTPFAKVREGSSAARMLGLQRSCAQWLADVRIIPQTHRAYGAL
- a CDS encoding DUF58 domain-containing protein; translated protein: MPGRRPVPPAPSRAQRLRRAVSLALRPPRRLRPTRAGWCFFAIALGVGFAALNTGNNLLYLVLSLLLAFLVLSGVLSESALRGIEVRRRLPRELHAGATAHVAIEIRNAQRRVPAFAVVVEDCLGSDPDARLERAPRAGRCFALRIAPGAVERRGYGFVPEARGQLDFAGIRVSTRFPFGLFSKERTVRLPGSADVFPALEPGAPPAPPAALADEDGARAKRARAGGEVSAVRELEPGDSLRRVHWRASLRRQQLLVRDPEASESARVVVRLATADGPHADVFEARVRRAAAQVVAHLERGDDVGLATDTESIAPASGDAQRLRLLGFLAFVEPDGANAAPASPRSAGGERAA